The Bacillus carboniphilus genome contains a region encoding:
- a CDS encoding glycoside hydrolase family 13 protein, giving the protein MKSNWWKDAVVYQIYPRSFNDSNGDGIGDLQGIIEKLNYIKKLGVDIIWLSPVYESPNDDNGYDISDYRKIMNEFGTMRDWEEMLAEIHKRDMKLMMDLVVNHTSDEHHWFQEARKSKDNPYRDYYIWRPGKEGREPNNWESVFGGSVWQYDSLTSEYYLHIFSRKQPDLNWENEKVRQEVYEMMKFWLDKGVNGFRMDVINFISKIEGLPDAPNPENKQYVSGEKFFINGPKIHDYLQELHKEVLANYEVVTVGEMPGATVEDALLYTAEDRKEVDMIFTFEHMDLDKQKDGSKWDIKPLKLTDLKENLSKWQKGLQNKGWNSLYWNNHDQPRVVSRFGNDKEYRMESAKMLATCLHMMKGTPYIYQGEEIGMTNVAFHSIDEYKDIETLNMYNEAVRINHPQQVMESIYAKGRDNARTPMQWDDSKNAGFTTGEPWLKVNPNYKEVNVETALKDPNSIFYYYQKLISLRKEHEIIVHGDFSLLYEYDEQIFSYTRTYQNEMLIVMANFSDGETLFELPNTIIYETKQLLIHNYDVREEEKIEVCILRPWEARVYKLIN; this is encoded by the coding sequence ATGAAATCAAACTGGTGGAAAGACGCTGTCGTTTATCAAATTTATCCACGAAGCTTTAACGATTCAAATGGAGATGGGATTGGTGATCTTCAAGGAATTATCGAGAAACTGAATTACATAAAGAAACTCGGTGTAGACATTATTTGGCTATCTCCTGTTTATGAATCTCCGAATGATGACAATGGTTATGATATTAGTGATTATCGGAAGATTATGAATGAATTTGGTACTATGCGAGATTGGGAAGAGATGCTAGCTGAAATTCATAAAAGAGACATGAAACTAATGATGGATCTTGTCGTCAATCATACGTCAGATGAGCATCACTGGTTTCAAGAAGCAAGAAAAAGTAAAGACAATCCTTACCGAGACTATTATATTTGGAGGCCAGGGAAAGAGGGGAGAGAACCGAACAATTGGGAATCGGTTTTTGGTGGATCAGTTTGGCAATATGATTCGCTAACAAGTGAATACTATTTACATATCTTCTCGAGAAAACAACCTGATTTGAATTGGGAAAACGAAAAGGTTAGACAAGAGGTTTATGAAATGATGAAGTTTTGGTTAGATAAAGGTGTCAATGGGTTTAGAATGGATGTCATCAATTTTATTTCAAAAATTGAAGGATTACCAGATGCACCGAATCCAGAAAACAAACAGTATGTTTCTGGAGAGAAGTTTTTTATCAATGGACCGAAAATTCACGATTATTTACAAGAGTTACACAAAGAAGTATTAGCTAACTATGAAGTTGTAACAGTAGGAGAAATGCCCGGTGCGACAGTTGAAGATGCTTTGCTTTATACAGCAGAGGACCGAAAGGAAGTCGATATGATCTTTACTTTCGAACATATGGATTTAGATAAACAGAAAGATGGAAGTAAATGGGATATCAAACCATTAAAGCTTACTGATCTAAAAGAAAATTTATCAAAATGGCAAAAGGGGTTGCAAAATAAAGGTTGGAACAGTCTATATTGGAATAACCATGACCAACCAAGGGTTGTTTCTCGGTTTGGTAATGACAAGGAATACCGCATGGAATCGGCGAAGATGCTTGCCACTTGCCTTCATATGATGAAGGGTACACCTTATATTTATCAAGGTGAAGAAATCGGCATGACGAATGTGGCGTTTCATTCGATTGATGAGTACAAAGATATTGAGACCTTGAATATGTATAACGAAGCTGTACGAATAAATCATCCTCAACAAGTCATGGAATCTATTTATGCCAAAGGAAGAGATAATGCAAGAACGCCTATGCAATGGGATGATAGCAAAAATGCAGGCTTTACGACAGGTGAGCCTTGGTTGAAAGTAAATCCTAACTATAAAGAAGTAAACGTCGAAACAGCTTTAAAGGATCCCAATTCAATCTTTTATTATTATCAAAAATTAATTTCACTTCGAAAAGAACATGAGATTATCGTTCATGGTGATTTTAGCCTTTTATATGAATATGATGAACAAATTTTTTCTTATACAAGAACCTATCAAAATGAAATGCTTATCGTGATGGCAAATTTTTCGGATGGGGAAACCTTATTTGAATTACCGAATACGATCATTTATGAAACAAAACAACTTCTTATTCATAACTATGATGTCCGTGAAGAAGAAAAAATAGAAGTTTGTATTTTAAGACCTTGGGAAGCTAGAGTGTATAAACTGATCAATTAA
- a CDS encoding CBS domain-containing protein codes for MSNIREIMSSNVACVSSQQSLQEAAELMIQYNVGSVPVVDNGKLCGIITDRDITTRATAKGKLGNTPVSEIMSTNLVSGNPNMSTEEASQLMAQNQIRRLPVVENDQIVGMVALGDLATSQYSNEAAGQALSNISQNNYTTQ; via the coding sequence ATGAGTAACATTCGAGAAATTATGTCCAGTAACGTCGCTTGTGTTTCTTCCCAGCAATCCTTGCAAGAAGCTGCCGAATTAATGATTCAATATAATGTAGGTTCTGTCCCTGTTGTGGATAACGGGAAATTATGTGGAATCATAACAGATCGAGACATTACCACAAGGGCAACAGCAAAAGGGAAGCTTGGGAATACACCGGTAAGTGAAATTATGTCAACCAATTTAGTGTCAGGGAATCCAAATATGAGCACTGAAGAGGCTTCGCAATTAATGGCTCAAAACCAAATTCGTAGGTTGCCAGTTGTTGAAAATGATCAAATAGTCGGGATGGTCGCACTAGGAGATTTAGCAACTTCACAATATTCTAACGAGGCGGCTGGACAAGCATTATCGAACATATCGCAAAATAATTATACAACACAGTAA